In the Archaeoglobus neptunius genome, TGTTGCCGCAATTCTCATGATCATACTTTTCCTGTGCTGTATATAACTTTTCGGGAAACCTAAAAAGATCAGTGAGTGCAGCCCATGGATTCATCCGCTTCCAAAAGCTTTCCGGCCAAAAACTGATCAATTGCCTCCTTAACCGTACCGCTCGCACCCATGTATACCTTTATTCCAAAAGTTCTGAACATGGCTATAGCCCTTGCACCCATACCACTGCAGATTACGACATCAGCTCCAGCAGCCTTTATCAGTTCTGGAGGTCTCCCCATTCCGCCAAAGTGCTCGCTTGTATTCCTGATCACTGATATCTCCCCTGTTTCTGTGTCATAGATTGTGAAACTCTCCGCCCTGCCAAAATGATCGCAAACGTAGTCGTCCAGTCCTCCTCTGTAGGTTGGTATGCACACCTTCATATAACAGGGATCACTTGACGATTTTTAGGTTTTTCTAAAAATGTTGTTCGTCAGCTAATCAGAACCTTTTCCACACCGTCAACCCTGAGAATTTCATCGACAACCCTGCCGGGAATTTTGGTCTCGGTGACAATGGTCAGTTTTGACTCCACACTTAGCTCCGGATCCTCGGCAAGAATGTATCTTATGGAAATCCCCTCCCTCGCAAGTGCGGATGACACTCCTGCAACTATCCCTACCTTGTGACTTTCCGCATAAACCTCAACAACTCCGAATCCCAGAAGTCTCGCAACCTCTGCTATGTTTGCAACAGGCTTCAAGGCTGAAAATACCTTTCTTAATTCATCATCACCCTCAATATTCTGGATGGCAGCCAGAACGACCTTTCTGTCAACTCCTATTGCATCGGCTATTTTTGTTGGTACGAGCTCAATGTCCCCGCAGTACGCCTTTCCGTCTCTCACGGCGATACCCAGTCTGAGAAACTCTCTGGCTACAGCAATTTGAGATGGATAATTTTCGAACTTTTCAGCAACTTTTTTCCACATGACCG is a window encoding:
- a CDS encoding NifB/NifX family molybdenum-iron cluster-binding protein, coding for MKVCIPTYRGGLDDYVCDHFGRAESFTIYDTETGEISVIRNTSEHFGGMGRPPELIKAAGADVVICSGMGARAIAMFRTFGIKVYMGASGTVKEAIDQFLAGKLLEADESMGCTH
- a CDS encoding ACT domain-containing protein, encoding MWKKVAEKFENYPSQIAVAREFLRLGIAVRDGKAYCGDIELVPTKIADAIGVDRKVVLAAIQNIEGDDELRKVFSALKPVANIAEVARLLGFGVVEVYAESHKVGIVAGVSSALAREGISIRYILAEDPELSVESKLTIVTETKIPGRVVDEILRVDGVEKVLIS